In a genomic window of Helianthus annuus cultivar XRQ/B chromosome 10, HanXRQr2.0-SUNRISE, whole genome shotgun sequence:
- the LOC110886224 gene encoding prefoldin subunit 1: protein MADEANKTAFVEIQSRMIETTAKLKQVQNQMRNKESEKKRAYLTLEELRQLSDDTNTYKSIGRTFVLEPKPFLMNEQEKKLKDSETAIASLQTSKEYLEKQLTEVEANLRELLQQDPGLAHQIMSMAAV, encoded by the exons ATGGCTGATGAAGCAAACAAAACA GCGTTTGTGGAAATTCAAAGTCGCATGATTGAGACAACTGCAAAATTGAAACAG GTTCAAAACCAGATGCGAAACAAGGAAAGTGAAAAGAAGCGTGCTTATTTAACCTTGGAGGAACTACGACAGCTGTCTGATGACACAAACACATACAAATCTATAG GGAGAAC ATTCGTCTTAGAGCCGAAACCATTTTTAATGAATGAACAAGAAAAGAAGCTCAAGGATAGTGAAACTGCCATAGCCTCTTTACAG ACTTCAAAGGAGTACCTTGAGAAACAATTGACAGAGGTGGAAGCTAACTTGAGGGAGCTTCTGCAACAAGATCCGGGTCTTGCTCACCAGATAATGTCCATGGCTGCCGTGTAA
- the LOC110883144 gene encoding probable serine/threonine-protein kinase PBL17, translating to MVRNVNLCLLMGACFSSDLDEQHSFQPEPDEIQPSEQRFDDSSNLESPSSVEVISRDIEDLKQNLGYTNLDSFTYDEMRMATELFNSNLVIGEGGFGVVYKGIIDESVRSGYTRVEVAIKKLNPMGLQGEKEWLTELNYLARLRHPNLMKLIGYCCEGTHRLLVYEFMSAGSLEDIMFAPLKKGSIHPLSWGKRMKIALDAAKGLQYLHTTERPVIYRDFKSSNILLDENFNAKLSDFGIAKDAPMGKTTHISTRVVGTEGYTAPDYAQTGHLRVNSDTYALGVVLLELALGLRAIDDSRASDMRSLPDFANQYMTHKRVMVDLIDPRMERNYSRKDAVKVINLALQCLHDSPVMRPPMSKILKILESVQTPEASFQSESESVTTADRKKTRKSRYKLKLK from the exons ATGGTGAGAAATGTGAATTTGTGTTTATTGATGGGTGCTTGTTTCAGTTCTGATCTTGATGAACAACATTCTTTCCAGCCTGAGCCAG ATGAAATCCAACCATCGGAACAGCGTTTTGACGATTCATCGAATCTAGAAAGTCCTAGCAGTGTAGAGGTGATCAGCAGAGATATTGAAGACCTTAAACAGAATCTTGGATATACCAATCTTGATAGTTTTACATACGATGAGATGCGAATGGCCACCGAATTATTTAACAGTAATCTTGTTATAGGCGAGGGTGGATTCGGGGTTGTTTATAAAGGAATTATAGATGAAAGTGTGAGATCTGGTTATACTAGAGTTGAAGTTGCTATTAAAAAGCTTAATCCCATGGGATTGCAAGGTGAAAAGGAATGGCTG ACTGAACTCAATTATTTAGCACGTTTGCGACACCCGAATCTTATGAAGCTTATCGGATATTGCTGTGAGGGGACACACCGCCTTTTGGTTTATGAATTTATGTCAGCTGGGAGCTTAGAGGATATCATGTTTGCCC CGTTGAAGAAAGGGTCAATTCATCCATTGTCTTGGGGAAAAAGAATGAAGATTGCTTTGGATGCTGCAAAAGGGCTTCAATATCTACATACTACTGAAAGACCTGTTATTTATCGGGATTTCAAGTCATCAAATATCTTGTTGGATGAG AATTTTAATGCAAAGCTATCCGACTTTGGGATTGCAAAGGATGCGCCTATGGGAAAGACCACCCATATATCAACTCGAGTTGTAGGTACCGAGGGATATACAGCACCCGATTACGCCCAGACTG GTCACTTGAGAGTTAACAGTGATACATATGCGCTTGGGGTGGTGCTTCTTGAGTTGGCGTTGGGGCTACGAGCCATTGACGATAGCCGAGCTAGCGATATGCGCTCCCTTCCTGACTTCGCTAATCAGTATATGACTCACAAAAGGGTAATGGTAGACTTAATTGATCCTAGAATGGAGCGTAATTATTCTAGAAAAGATGCCGTTAAGGTTATCAATCTAGCTCTCCAATGTCTCCATGATAGCCCGGTTATGAGGCCCCCTATGAGCAAGATTCTTAAGATACTTGAATCGGTTCAGACCCCCGAGGCATCTTTTCAAAGtgagtcggagagtgtgaccaCCGCAGATCGTAAAAAAACTAGAAAATCAAGATATAAGTTAAAGTTGAAATGA
- the LOC110886225 gene encoding cycloartenol Synthase isoform X2, translated as MGAKEAVLSIEHTREIRRYLYNHQNDDGGWGLHIEGHSTMFCTALNYVSLRLLGERMDGGEGAMTKARKWILDHGSVTHIPTWGKFWLSVLGVYEWSGNNPLPPEMWLLPYFLPLHPGRMWCHTRMIYLPMSYLYGKRFVGPISSIVLSLRRELYNTLYHQVNWDLSRNQCAKEDLYYPHSIIQDIIWGGLNKIAEPLLMRWPLSKLRKKALNTAMQHIHYEDENTQYICIGPVSKVLNMLCCWVEDPKSTVNKLHLSRVKDYLWIAEDGMKMQGYNGSQLWDAVFAVQAISSTNLEDEYGSMLRKAHSFIKNSQVRENSSGNIQSWYRHITRGGWPFSTPDNGWPVSDCTAEALKTVLMLSQMPYHLVGEAIAPECLYDAVHLLLTLQNDNGGYSSYELMRSYPWLEMINPAETFGDIMIDYQYVECTSAVVQGLTSFMKLYPGHRRKEIEASINKATTFIENMQLPDGSWYGSWGICYTYGTWFGIKGLVAAGKTYETSHCIRKACAFLLSKQLPSGGWGESYTSCMQKIYINIAGNKSHITNTSWALLALIAAQQAKRDRRPLDVAARVLIDHQMENGDFPQQEIIGVFNKNCMISYSSYRNIFPIWALGEYLNCVIGKKCTT; from the exons ATGGGAGCAAAGGAAGCAGTTTTGTCCATAGAACACACAAGGGAAATTCGTCGTTATCTTTATAATCATCAG AATGATGATGGTGGATGGGGTTTACACATAGAAGGTCACAGCACCATGTTTTGTACAGCTTTGAACTATGTGAGCCTAAGGTTGCTTGGAGAAAGAATGGATGGTGGTGAAGGAGCCATGACCAAAGCAAGAAAATGGATTCTTGATCATGGTAGTGTCACACACATACCCACATGGGGCAAATTCTGGCTTTCA GTATTAGGAGTGTATGAATGGAGCGGAAACAATCCTTTGCCACCAGAAATGTGGCTTCTCCCATACTTTCTACCTTTACACCCAG GAAGAATGTGGTGTCACACAAGGATGATATACTTGCCAATGTCGTATTTATATGGTAAACGGTTTGTCGGGCCAATAAGTTCTATTGTTTTATCGCTAAGAAGAGAGCTATATAACACTCTTTATCATCAAGTTAACTGGGACTTGTCAAGAAACCAATGTGCCAAG GAAGATTTGTATTACCCTCATTCTATAATACAAGACATTATATGGGGCGGTTTAAACAAGATTGCCGAACCTCTATTGATGCGATGGCCATTGTCGAAGCTTAGAAAGAAAGCATTGAACACTGCTATGCAACATATCCATTACGAGGACGAGAACACCCAATATATTTGCATTGGACCCGTTAGCAAG GTGCTCAACATGTTATGTTGTTGGGTGGAGGATCCAAAATCAACAGTAAATAAGCTGCACCTGTCTAGAGTAAAAGATTATCTTTGGATAGCTGAAGATGGCATGAAGATGCAg GGATACAATGGATCACAATTGTGGGATGCCGTTTTTGCTGTTCAAGCAATATCATCAACCAATCTGGAAGACGAATATGGTTCAATGCTTCGGAAAGCACACAGCTTCATTAAGAATTCACAA GTCAGAGAAAATAGTTCGGGTAATATTCAGTCATGGTACCGACACATAACACGCGGAGGGTGGCCATTTTCTACTCCAGATAATGGTTGGCCTGTATCTGATTGCACTGCAGAAGCTTTGAAG ACGGTGTTGATGCTTTCACAAATGCCATATCACCTAGTTGGAGAGGCAATAGCACCCGAATGTCTATACGATGCCGTTCATTTGCTTCTAACACTTCAG AATGACAATGGAGGATATTCTTCCTATGAGCTTATGAGGTCCTACCCATGGTTAGAG ATGATCAATCCGGCTGAAACTTTCGGAGACATCATGATTGATTACCA GTATGTGGAGTGTACGTCGGCTGTGGTGCAAGGCCTAACATCGTTCATGAAACTATATCCAGGCCACCGAAGGAAAGAAATCGAAGCGAGCATCAATAAAGCCACAACATTTATTGAGAACATGCAACTGCCCGACGGATCATG GTATGGATCATGGGGTATTTGCTACACTTACGGAACATGGTTTGGAATAAAGGGATTGGTTGCAGCAGGTAAGACGTACGAAACTAGCCATTGCATTAGAAAGGCATGTGCTTTCTTACTCTCAAAGCAGCTTCCTTCTGGGGGGTGGGGAGAAAGCTACACTTCTTGCATGCAAAAGATATATATAAATATCGCCGGGAACAAATCCCATATCACAAACACTTCATGGGCTTTGCTAGCTCTGATTGCAGCCCAACAG GCAAAAAGAGACCGAAGGCCTCTTGATGTTGCTGCAAGAGTACTCATTGATCACCAAATGGAAAATGGAGATTTTCCTCAGCAG GAAATTATAGGGGTGTTTAACAAGAACTGTATGATAAGTTACTCATCTTACAGAAACATATTTCCGATCTGGGCTCTTGGCGAATACCTTAATTGTGTAATTGGGAAGAAATGCACCACTTGA